The following coding sequences are from one Granulicella arctica window:
- a CDS encoding TIGR00266 family protein, whose protein sequence is MQSRILGTTMPVLEFALGPNDAIVSEAGELSWMSSSVQMTTHTQMGGGGGFFGAIKRVVGGGSLFMTEYRAVGAPGEVAFATRVPGHIVPVDVNSNQEYLIHRHGFLCATAAVNLGVGFQQSLGAGIFGGDGFLLQKVSGQGIAWLELSGEVIVKDLAPGETLRVHPGHVGAFQSSVAFQIARIPGIKNMIFGGDGIFLAALTGPGRVWLQTLPISRLAHQLQEYMKVERVQQAEGGVVGGLVGSVLRNMQ, encoded by the coding sequence ATGCAAAGCCGCATCCTCGGAACCACCATGCCCGTCCTCGAGTTCGCCCTTGGCCCCAACGACGCCATTGTCTCCGAAGCCGGCGAACTCTCCTGGATGTCCTCCTCAGTCCAGATGACCACGCATACCCAGATGGGCGGCGGCGGAGGCTTCTTCGGTGCCATCAAGCGCGTCGTCGGTGGTGGATCGCTGTTCATGACCGAATACCGCGCCGTCGGAGCGCCAGGCGAGGTCGCCTTCGCAACCCGTGTCCCCGGCCACATCGTCCCGGTCGACGTCAACTCCAATCAGGAGTACCTGATTCATCGCCACGGCTTCCTCTGCGCCACCGCCGCAGTCAACCTCGGCGTCGGCTTCCAGCAGTCTCTGGGAGCCGGTATCTTCGGCGGCGACGGCTTCCTCCTCCAGAAGGTCTCAGGGCAGGGAATAGCATGGCTTGAACTCTCCGGTGAAGTCATCGTAAAAGACCTCGCTCCCGGTGAGACGCTCCGTGTTCACCCCGGACATGTCGGTGCATTTCAGTCCAGCGTCGCCTTCCAAATCGCTCGCATTCCCGGGATCAAGAACATGATCTTCGGCGGCGACGGCATCTTCCTTGCCGCCCTCACAGGCCCCGGCCGAGTCTGGCTACAGACCCTGCCCATCTCCCGTCTTGCGCACCAGCTTCAGGAATACATGAAGGTTGAGCGCGTTCAACAAGCAGAGGGTGGCGTCGTCGGAGGTCTGGTCGGCTCCGTCCTCCGCAATATGCAATAG
- a CDS encoding ABC transporter ATP-binding protein yields MLPFLHLEHVNVARGDTVVLHDINLSIQRGEHLAILGPNGCGKSTLIKTMTCECYPLVQPGTRVSIFGRERWDLTELKKKLGVVSAELPGKQTRRTTGFDAILSGFFSSSTLWPNLTITPEMKDRANEVLEQIDALSLRNKEVGEMSAGQQRRIMIGRALVGSADMLLLDEPSNALDLSAQRDLRLLLQRLACQGTGILLITHLIADILPEMNRVLMMREGRIVADGPKEQLLTASRLSSLFETEVQLHQRDGFYHAW; encoded by the coding sequence ATGCTGCCTTTTCTGCACCTTGAGCACGTCAATGTCGCCCGTGGCGACACCGTTGTCCTTCATGACATCAATCTAAGCATCCAGCGCGGCGAACATCTAGCCATCCTCGGACCCAACGGCTGCGGTAAATCCACACTCATCAAAACCATGACCTGTGAATGCTATCCGCTGGTTCAGCCAGGGACCCGTGTCAGCATCTTCGGGCGTGAGCGTTGGGATCTGACGGAGCTGAAAAAGAAGCTCGGCGTCGTCTCCGCGGAGCTGCCCGGCAAACAGACGCGGCGAACCACAGGTTTCGATGCCATTCTCTCCGGATTCTTCTCGAGCAGTACCCTCTGGCCAAATCTCACCATAACGCCCGAGATGAAAGACCGGGCAAACGAGGTGCTCGAGCAGATCGATGCCCTGAGTTTGCGGAACAAAGAGGTCGGAGAGATGTCCGCCGGACAGCAGCGGCGCATCATGATCGGTCGCGCCCTCGTAGGTTCTGCCGATATGCTTCTGCTGGACGAGCCTTCGAACGCACTCGACCTGTCAGCCCAACGCGACCTGCGCCTGCTGCTCCAGCGCCTTGCCTGTCAGGGAACCGGTATCCTGCTCATCACCCATCTCATCGCCGACATTCTACCCGAGATGAACCGTGTGCTGATGATGCGCGAAGGGCGCATCGTCGCTGACGGACCGAAGGAGCAGTTACTGACAGCCTCGAGGCTGTCCAGCCTCTTTGAAACCGAAGTGCAGCTCCATCAGAGAGACGGTTTTTATCATGCCTGGTAA
- a CDS encoding peptidylprolyl isomerase, with protein sequence MIRILQQDSRLIKIIFAVIISLAVITMVITLVPGIFDNSGSTGDATVFATVHSPGILGRLSGDSSQIKTAEVDQLAQRQLQQQKLPDFLLPYMANRAGQILVQRAILKHEADRLHLQVSDEDLRRELKTGPFAQYLFPNGTYIGDDAYMNFVQAAFQTSRSDFESQVKQDMELNRLQALITGGVTVSDAAVRDAYLVQGTKVKFDYAVISADDVQKTINPSDAELQAFFKQNQSRYATAVPESRKIQYVSFDASNLPGGKPQVTDADIQAYYNQHQAQYQLKDQVKVRHILISVPQGADSKTDAAAKAKAEDILKQIKSGGNFADLASKNSDDPGSKTAGGELGWLDRGKTVPEFDKAAFSLPVGQTSDLIKTQFGYHILQVEDKKTAHLQPLAEVKPQIVPVLEQQKSGAAEQSFAQQLAAQAQKDGIEKTAAAHGLKAETTDYLGKDGTVAGLADGSALLTQAFGVAKGAAPATVSTGDGYAVFQVLDVKAAHAPDFADYKTHILTDYREQQVPQLLNAQLIKLDDRAKVLNDLKKAAAEMNITVKTSDLVGKDGQVPDLGAMTGPSSVAFTLAKGAISGPINTGRSGVVLSILDKQQPTADDIAKNFAQTREQLLNDQHEEIFRVYVADLTQKYEKSGAIRYSKKQPAPGSSPFGS encoded by the coding sequence ATGATTCGCATTCTGCAACAGGACAGCCGCCTCATCAAAATTATCTTTGCCGTGATCATCAGTCTCGCTGTGATCACCATGGTCATCACGCTCGTCCCGGGCATCTTCGACAACAGCGGCAGCACAGGCGATGCGACTGTCTTCGCCACCGTCCACAGCCCCGGCATCCTCGGGCGGCTCTCCGGCGACTCCAGTCAGATCAAGACCGCCGAGGTCGATCAGCTCGCCCAGCGGCAGCTACAGCAGCAGAAGCTGCCCGACTTCCTCCTGCCCTACATGGCGAACCGCGCCGGCCAGATCCTCGTCCAGCGCGCCATCCTCAAGCACGAGGCCGACCGCCTGCACCTCCAGGTCAGCGACGAAGATCTCCGCCGTGAGCTGAAGACCGGTCCCTTCGCCCAGTATCTCTTCCCGAACGGCACCTACATCGGCGACGACGCCTACATGAACTTCGTCCAGGCCGCCTTCCAGACCAGTCGCAGCGACTTCGAGTCGCAGGTCAAGCAGGATATGGAGCTGAACCGCCTCCAGGCGCTCATCACCGGCGGCGTCACCGTCTCCGACGCAGCCGTCCGCGACGCCTACCTCGTCCAGGGAACCAAGGTGAAGTTCGACTACGCCGTTATCTCTGCCGACGACGTGCAAAAGACCATCAACCCCAGCGACGCCGAGCTCCAGGCCTTCTTCAAGCAGAACCAGAGCCGTTACGCGACCGCCGTCCCTGAGAGCCGCAAGATTCAGTACGTCTCCTTCGACGCCTCCAACCTGCCCGGCGGCAAGCCGCAGGTCACCGACGCCGACATCCAGGCCTACTACAACCAGCATCAGGCCCAGTATCAGCTCAAGGATCAGGTCAAGGTCCGCCACATCCTCATCTCCGTCCCCCAGGGTGCCGATAGCAAGACCGATGCAGCAGCCAAAGCGAAGGCCGAGGACATCCTGAAGCAGATCAAGAGTGGCGGCAACTTCGCAGACCTCGCCAGCAAGAACTCCGACGACCCCGGCAGCAAGACCGCAGGCGGCGAGCTCGGCTGGCTCGATCGCGGCAAGACCGTCCCCGAGTTCGACAAGGCTGCCTTCTCGCTTCCTGTCGGACAGACCTCCGACCTCATCAAGACCCAGTTCGGCTACCACATCCTTCAGGTGGAAGACAAAAAGACCGCGCACCTCCAGCCCCTGGCTGAGGTCAAACCCCAGATCGTCCCCGTGCTCGAGCAGCAGAAGTCCGGCGCAGCCGAGCAGAGCTTCGCCCAGCAGCTCGCCGCTCAGGCCCAGAAGGACGGCATCGAGAAGACCGCCGCCGCTCACGGCCTCAAAGCCGAGACGACCGACTACCTCGGCAAGGATGGCACAGTGGCCGGTCTCGCCGACGGCTCCGCGCTGCTCACCCAGGCATTCGGTGTAGCCAAAGGTGCCGCTCCCGCTACCGTCTCCACCGGCGACGGTTACGCCGTCTTCCAGGTGCTCGACGTCAAGGCCGCCCACGCACCCGACTTCGCCGACTACAAAACACACATCCTCACCGACTACCGCGAGCAGCAGGTCCCCCAGCTCCTCAATGCGCAGCTCATCAAGCTCGATGATCGCGCCAAGGTGCTCAACGACCTGAAGAAGGCCGCAGCCGAGATGAACATCACCGTCAAGACCAGCGACCTCGTCGGCAAGGACGGTCAGGTTCCCGATCTCGGCGCAATGACCGGTCCCAGCTCGGTCGCCTTCACCCTTGCCAAGGGAGCCATCTCCGGTCCCATCAACACCGGGCGCTCGGGCGTCGTTCTCAGCATCCTCGACAAGCAGCAGCCCACCGCCGACGACATCGCCAAGAACTTCGCCCAGACCCGCGAGCAGTTGCTCAACGATCAGCACGAAGAGATCTTCCGCGTATATGTCGCCGACCTGACCCAGAAGTACGAGAAGTCCGGCGCCATTCGCTACTCGAAGAAGCAGCCGGCTCCCGGCTCCTCTCCCTTCGGCAGCTAA
- a CDS encoding efflux RND transporter periplasmic adaptor subunit: MSSEQYHNSGHTEQTPAVSKTRVGIFILVALIVAVILAIVGILTRVHAQKQLVQDTHEMAVPEVLVIDPKEGAPAQEIVLPGNMQAYTDAPIYARTSGYLKKWYVDIGGRVKKGQVLAVIDSPEVDQQLQQGRADLATAQSNLQISQTTAARYTDLLKTNSVSRQDQESFAADAQSKQTMVRSAEANVKRLEELQSFEKITAPFDGVITARNTDNGQLINAGNASTATTAAPGQSSNGRELFHIAAINTLRVFINVPQVYSRDAKPSTTADLTLAQFPGRKFPGKLVRNANAIDLATRTLLVEIDVNNADGELLPGSYAEVHLKLETGMPTIILPVSALIFRTQGLQVATLEGNDHARLTPIVMGRDFGTQVEVVSGLKVGQRVIDSPPDSLVDQQPVRIIQSKHDTAQRTVK, encoded by the coding sequence ATGAGCAGCGAACAATATCATAATTCCGGTCACACTGAGCAGACCCCGGCCGTGTCGAAGACCCGCGTCGGAATCTTTATCCTTGTCGCACTGATAGTAGCGGTGATTCTCGCGATAGTCGGCATTCTTACCCGGGTGCATGCGCAAAAGCAGCTTGTACAGGACACCCATGAGATGGCCGTCCCCGAGGTTTTGGTCATCGACCCGAAAGAGGGAGCGCCAGCGCAGGAAATTGTCCTGCCAGGAAATATGCAGGCGTACACAGATGCCCCCATCTACGCCCGCACAAGCGGCTATCTAAAGAAGTGGTATGTAGATATAGGTGGCCGTGTGAAGAAAGGCCAAGTGCTAGCTGTGATCGATTCACCCGAGGTCGATCAGCAGCTCCAGCAGGGAAGAGCCGATCTCGCGACGGCTCAATCGAACCTGCAAATTTCGCAAACAACCGCTGCTCGTTATACAGACCTCCTGAAGACCAACTCTGTATCGCGTCAGGATCAAGAGAGCTTCGCAGCCGACGCACAGTCAAAACAAACCATGGTCCGCTCCGCTGAGGCGAATGTGAAGCGCCTTGAAGAGTTGCAATCGTTTGAAAAAATCACGGCGCCCTTTGACGGTGTGATCACCGCGCGCAACACAGACAATGGGCAACTGATCAACGCCGGCAATGCGAGCACAGCAACCACCGCAGCCCCTGGCCAGTCCAGCAACGGACGGGAGCTCTTCCATATTGCCGCAATCAATACGCTGCGCGTCTTTATCAACGTACCCCAGGTCTACTCCCGTGATGCGAAGCCTTCCACAACGGCCGACCTTACGCTCGCCCAGTTTCCGGGCCGCAAGTTCCCCGGCAAACTAGTGCGGAATGCCAATGCAATCGACCTCGCAACCCGCACTTTATTAGTCGAGATCGACGTAAACAACGCTGACGGTGAGTTGCTGCCAGGCTCCTATGCCGAGGTTCATCTCAAGCTCGAAACGGGAATGCCAACGATCATCCTTCCCGTCAGCGCCCTCATCTTCCGCACACAAGGGCTACAAGTCGCAACTCTGGAAGGGAACGACCACGCTCGTCTTACTCCGATCGTGATGGGGCGAGATTTTGGCACTCAGGTCGAGGTCGTATCTGGCCTGAAGGTGGGCCAGCGCGTCATTGACAGCCCGCCAGACTCGCTCGTCGACCAGCAACCAGTACGCATTATTCAGTCTAAACACGATACTGCTCAGCGCACGGTGAAATAA
- a CDS encoding BON domain-containing protein, giving the protein MHQHGGYQRVSKTVLALAGVVLLGAQAFAQTNQTATEPDAQIEANVLKALAGSPQLASENIVTNTVYGTVTLSGTVKDEPTRLLAENLASRAEGVKKVVDELTLGTPADAQNTAPSAQPDADQSQGQLQSDGTMAPPPQSQAQHAPDPDVYATQHGLDTPSGQSNPPDDSANNSQPPPQPTYRQPYNGNNQPYPPNQQYAQQPPPYGAQVGGRPVTVPPGSLLRIRINEGLDSKHTQPGTPFDAIVLNDVVADGAVAIPRGASVQGVVVDAKSGGVIKGHGELQLKLTQVTLGGATFPITSNVWTRDSADKSGQTIGSAVGMGAFGALIGAVAGGGPGAAIGAAAGGAAGIGTSAASGSRQVMIPSEAILTFHLTQPAPMTTISQAEMDRLSYGVPAGAPQMRRRYPPPPPGYYGPAYYARPYPY; this is encoded by the coding sequence ATGCATCAACACGGCGGCTATCAAAGAGTCTCCAAAACGGTACTGGCACTGGCCGGAGTTGTTCTTCTTGGTGCCCAGGCTTTTGCCCAGACAAATCAGACAGCGACCGAGCCCGATGCGCAGATTGAAGCAAACGTGCTGAAGGCACTCGCCGGTTCGCCCCAGCTTGCGAGCGAAAACATTGTCACAAACACCGTCTACGGTACAGTCACCCTCAGCGGCACAGTGAAAGATGAACCCACCCGTCTGCTGGCCGAAAATCTGGCCTCGCGCGCAGAAGGCGTAAAAAAAGTAGTAGACGAACTGACCCTGGGCACTCCAGCGGACGCGCAGAACACTGCTCCATCGGCTCAGCCTGACGCTGATCAATCTCAGGGGCAATTGCAATCCGATGGCACCATGGCTCCCCCGCCGCAGAGCCAGGCCCAGCACGCTCCCGACCCCGACGTTTACGCCACACAGCACGGACTGGACACGCCCTCCGGCCAGAGCAATCCGCCGGACGACTCCGCCAACAATAGCCAGCCACCCCCCCAGCCAACCTACCGCCAACCCTACAATGGAAACAACCAGCCCTATCCGCCAAACCAGCAGTACGCCCAGCAGCCACCGCCCTATGGAGCCCAGGTTGGCGGTCGCCCAGTCACTGTACCTCCCGGATCCCTGCTTCGCATCCGCATCAACGAAGGCCTCGACAGCAAGCACACCCAACCCGGAACGCCCTTTGACGCCATCGTTCTCAACGACGTAGTCGCGGACGGCGCAGTCGCCATTCCTCGCGGAGCCAGCGTACAAGGGGTCGTCGTCGACGCCAAGAGCGGCGGCGTCATCAAGGGACACGGCGAACTCCAACTCAAACTCACCCAGGTCACTCTGGGCGGCGCAACCTTTCCCATCACCTCTAATGTCTGGACCCGCGACAGCGCAGACAAGAGTGGCCAGACCATCGGAAGCGCCGTCGGCATGGGTGCCTTCGGTGCCCTTATCGGTGCAGTTGCCGGTGGCGGTCCCGGAGCCGCCATTGGAGCAGCCGCTGGCGGAGCCGCCGGTATCGGCACATCCGCCGCCTCCGGAAGCCGCCAGGTCATGATCCCCTCGGAGGCGATCCTCACCTTCCATCTCACCCAGCCCGCACCCATGACCACCATCTCCCAGGCGGAGATGGATCGCCTCTCCTACGGCGTCCCGGCAGGCGCCCCGCAGATGCGCCGCCGTTATCCTCCCCCGCCTCCGGGCTATTATGGCCCCGCCTACTATGCGCGCCCGTACCCCTACTAA
- the malQ gene encoding 4-alpha-glucanotransferase, whose product MGQDRLSGVLLHVTSLPSYGGVGDFGPAAFAFIDFLAAAKQRLWQVLPLSPTGYGSSPYSALSAFAGNPQLISLERLAQDGWIAWDRIQGLPGHDGPADFEAATKRKLPLIEEAAANFLDRAPDDQRARFQQFCHDNTSWLTDYAMFNLLRRTYNYASWHEWPSEFSQRQPDALTGLLNDRGRELAIEQAIQFLFSEQWSSLKGYCAERGIRILGDVAIFVNYDSADVWTNPDIFELDEEGRPIRVSGVPPDYFSSTGQRWGNPLYKWGLLRERGFDWWVARIRRSLALYDMIRLDHFRGFEAFWSIAAEEETAINGQWIKAPGHDLFQRLKEVFGDLPFIAEDLGLITPEVDELREHFGMPGMRILQFGFSDRGSHLYLPHRFVPNTVTYTGTHDNNTTLGWWRDDATENERANVQTYLQTIDHDGEIVWAMIRAAARSVANLCIFPLQDVLHLGTEARMNRPSAADGNWTWRYNSDALHPDFATQLAALMEMTDRDGYEDPTKDSETPKESLHESLL is encoded by the coding sequence ATGGGTCAGGATCGGCTGTCTGGAGTCTTGCTGCACGTAACATCTCTGCCATCTTACGGTGGTGTAGGCGACTTCGGTCCAGCCGCCTTCGCCTTCATCGACTTCCTCGCCGCAGCCAAGCAACGCCTCTGGCAGGTCCTCCCGCTCAGCCCTACCGGCTACGGCAGCTCCCCCTACTCCGCTCTCTCAGCCTTCGCAGGAAACCCGCAACTCATCAGCCTCGAGCGCCTCGCGCAGGACGGCTGGATCGCCTGGGACCGCATCCAGGGTCTTCCCGGCCACGACGGCCCGGCGGACTTTGAAGCCGCCACAAAACGCAAGCTGCCCCTCATCGAAGAGGCCGCAGCCAACTTCCTCGACCGCGCCCCCGACGACCAGCGCGCTCGCTTCCAGCAGTTCTGCCACGACAACACCTCCTGGCTCACCGACTACGCAATGTTCAACCTCCTCCGCCGCACCTACAACTACGCCAGTTGGCATGAGTGGCCCAGCGAGTTCTCCCAGCGTCAGCCCGACGCCCTCACCGGCCTCCTCAACGACCGTGGCCGCGAGCTCGCCATCGAGCAAGCCATCCAGTTCCTCTTCAGCGAGCAGTGGTCCTCCCTCAAGGGCTACTGTGCCGAGCGCGGTATCCGCATTCTCGGCGACGTCGCCATCTTCGTCAACTACGACAGCGCAGACGTCTGGACCAACCCCGACATCTTCGAGCTCGACGAAGAAGGCCGCCCCATCCGTGTCTCCGGCGTCCCTCCCGATTACTTCTCGAGCACCGGCCAGCGCTGGGGCAACCCCCTCTACAAATGGGGCCTCCTGCGCGAACGCGGCTTCGACTGGTGGGTCGCCCGCATCCGCCGCTCGCTCGCCCTCTACGACATGATCCGCCTCGACCACTTCCGCGGCTTCGAGGCCTTCTGGTCCATCGCCGCCGAAGAAGAGACCGCTATCAACGGCCAGTGGATCAAGGCCCCCGGCCACGACCTCTTCCAGCGCCTCAAAGAGGTCTTCGGCGACCTCCCCTTCATCGCCGAAGACCTCGGCCTCATCACCCCGGAGGTCGACGAACTGCGCGAGCACTTCGGCATGCCCGGCATGCGCATCCTCCAGTTCGGCTTCTCCGACCGCGGCAGCCACCTCTACCTGCCGCACCGCTTCGTCCCCAACACCGTCACCTACACCGGCACCCACGACAACAACACCACCCTCGGCTGGTGGCGCGACGACGCCACCGAAAACGAGCGCGCCAACGTCCAGACCTATCTCCAGACCATCGACCACGACGGCGAGATCGTCTGGGCGATGATCCGCGCCGCCGCCCGCTCCGTCGCCAACCTCTGCATCTTCCCCTTGCAGGACGTCCTCCATCTCGGCACCGAAGCCCGCATGAATCGCCCCTCCGCCGCCGATGGAAATTGGACCTGGCGCTACAACTCCGACGCCCTCCACCCCGACTTCGCCACCCAGCTCGCCGCCCTCATGGAGATGACCGACCGCGACGGCTACGAAG
- a CDS encoding efflux RND transporter permease subunit, with product MWIVRLALRRPYTFVVLSLLLLILGPIVILRTPTDIFPNINIPVVSIVWNYAGLSPQEMANRIVTPFERNMTTTVNDIEHIESQSLNGIAVIKVFFQPNANVPAGVAEVTAIAQTALRQLPPGTTPPLIITYSASSVPVLQLSLSGQGISEQQFNDIGTNFIRTQLATVQGASIPFPYGGKQRQVQVDIDSQALQAKGLSPSDVVNAFNAQNIVLPAGTAKVGSYEYQVETNSSPQTIQELNDLPIRTINGATIYVHDVSHVRDGFPPQTNIVRVDGQRSSLVTIQKSGSVSTLDIIRRVRDRLPQISAALPPQLRIQPLADQSVFVRGAINGVVREALIAACLTAIMILVFLGSWRSTIIIAVSIPLSILVSIITMSALGETINIMTLGGLALAVGILVDDATVEIENINRNIELGKETEQAILDGAAQIAIPAFVSTLSICIVFVPMFFLSGVARYLFVPLAEAVVFAMLASYFLSRTIVPTMAKYLLKPHSEAAEEAKKTSRNPFIVFQRVFERNFERLRSAYHSFLAICVESRAIFLLCFFGFCLVSMGVLYPWLGQDFFPTVDSGQFKLHVRAPMGTRIEETAKLCDEIDQTVRELIPKSELVTIIDNIGLPYSGLNLSYSNSAPVGTGDADILVTLNEDHHPTAPYMQELRRRLLTKFPGTTFYYLPTDIVSQILNFGLPAPLDVQVVGSDIQADRDYAQKLLAQIRQVAGTTDLRIQQPFDAPKFTVAVDRTQAQQVGYTQRDVAGNLLVTLSGSFQTAPSYWLNPQNGVTYNIAIQEPQYDLQNLQDLRNIPVTGTNGAPPQILGNLASITRGTEPGTVSHYNVQPVIDIYGSVENTDLASVAKEIDKIIANNKKSLPRGAQVIVRGQIQTMRESFIGLVGGLFFSIVLVYLLIVVNFQSWLDPFIIIAALPAALCGIVWFLFLTHTRISVPALTGSIMCMGVATANSILVVSFAQEQMAEGMTAVEAALSAGFTRFRPVLMTALAMIIGMVPMALGLGDGGEQNAPLGRAVIGGLLLATIATLTFVPVFFSLLHRNDKLPQQLADDSDM from the coding sequence ATGTGGATTGTTCGACTTGCCTTGCGCAGGCCTTACACGTTTGTTGTACTTTCGCTGCTGCTGTTGATCCTGGGCCCGATCGTGATTCTCCGCACGCCCACAGACATCTTTCCCAACATCAATATCCCCGTAGTCTCCATCGTCTGGAACTATGCGGGGCTGTCTCCCCAGGAGATGGCGAATCGGATCGTCACGCCGTTTGAGCGCAATATGACGACGACCGTGAACGACATCGAACACATTGAGTCGCAATCGCTCAACGGAATCGCAGTCATCAAAGTATTTTTTCAACCCAATGCAAACGTTCCGGCAGGAGTAGCCGAGGTTACCGCCATCGCTCAGACGGCGCTCCGGCAACTGCCGCCGGGCACAACCCCGCCGCTCATCATCACCTACAGTGCATCGAGCGTTCCGGTGCTCCAGCTTTCCCTCTCAGGACAAGGCATCTCGGAGCAACAGTTCAACGACATCGGCACTAACTTCATCCGTACCCAGCTCGCGACCGTACAAGGCGCATCGATCCCCTTTCCCTACGGAGGCAAACAGCGGCAGGTCCAGGTCGATATCGACAGCCAGGCGCTACAGGCAAAGGGACTCTCTCCAAGCGATGTCGTCAATGCGTTCAATGCGCAAAACATTGTTCTGCCCGCCGGTACAGCCAAGGTTGGTTCATACGAGTATCAGGTCGAGACGAATAGTAGTCCGCAAACCATCCAGGAACTGAACGATCTGCCGATTCGGACAATCAACGGTGCCACCATCTACGTCCATGACGTAAGCCATGTCCGGGATGGCTTTCCGCCGCAAACGAACATCGTTCGAGTAGACGGGCAACGATCGTCGCTGGTTACAATTCAAAAGTCCGGCAGTGTCTCCACGCTCGATATCATCCGACGCGTCCGCGATCGCCTCCCGCAAATCTCCGCAGCCCTGCCTCCTCAATTGAGAATTCAGCCGCTGGCGGACCAATCCGTATTCGTCCGCGGTGCCATCAATGGAGTCGTTCGCGAGGCGCTGATTGCCGCTTGCCTCACCGCCATCATGATCCTTGTGTTCCTGGGAAGCTGGCGCAGTACCATCATCATCGCCGTCTCCATCCCTCTCTCGATCTTAGTTTCAATCATCACCATGAGCGCGCTCGGCGAGACGATCAACATCATGACGCTCGGCGGCCTCGCACTGGCCGTCGGCATCCTTGTCGATGACGCCACAGTCGAAATCGAAAATATCAATCGCAACATCGAGCTCGGAAAAGAGACAGAGCAGGCAATCCTCGATGGAGCCGCGCAGATCGCCATTCCAGCTTTCGTCTCGACCCTGTCGATCTGCATCGTCTTTGTACCCATGTTTTTCCTGAGCGGCGTCGCTCGGTACCTCTTTGTGCCCCTCGCAGAGGCCGTCGTCTTTGCCATGCTCGCCTCGTACTTCCTCTCCCGAACCATCGTGCCCACCATGGCAAAGTATTTGCTAAAGCCGCACTCTGAAGCAGCAGAGGAGGCAAAGAAGACGAGCCGGAATCCCTTCATCGTCTTCCAGCGAGTCTTCGAGCGCAACTTTGAACGCCTCCGCTCCGCATACCATAGTTTTCTCGCGATCTGCGTCGAGAGCCGAGCAATATTCCTGCTGTGCTTCTTCGGCTTCTGCCTCGTATCCATGGGGGTCCTGTATCCATGGCTTGGACAGGATTTCTTCCCCACTGTAGACAGTGGTCAGTTCAAGCTTCACGTGCGCGCACCAATGGGGACGCGAATCGAAGAGACGGCCAAGCTCTGTGACGAGATCGATCAGACGGTTCGCGAGCTCATCCCGAAGTCTGAGCTGGTGACGATCATCGACAATATCGGCCTCCCCTACAGCGGACTCAACCTGTCCTACAGCAACTCCGCACCGGTAGGCACCGGGGACGCGGACATCCTTGTCACATTGAACGAGGACCATCATCCCACTGCCCCCTATATGCAGGAGCTGCGTCGTCGCCTGCTGACGAAGTTCCCCGGAACAACGTTCTACTATCTTCCAACCGATATCGTCAGTCAGATCCTGAACTTCGGCCTGCCGGCCCCGCTCGATGTTCAGGTGGTCGGCAGCGATATTCAGGCAGACCGCGACTACGCCCAGAAGCTCCTTGCACAAATACGCCAAGTCGCAGGAACAACCGACCTCCGTATTCAGCAGCCCTTCGACGCACCGAAATTTACCGTGGCTGTCGATCGTACACAGGCACAACAAGTTGGATATACGCAGAGAGATGTGGCAGGAAACTTGCTCGTCACGCTCAGCGGCAGCTTCCAGACGGCTCCCTCCTATTGGCTCAATCCGCAGAACGGAGTCACCTACAACATTGCCATTCAGGAGCCTCAGTACGACCTGCAAAATTTGCAGGACCTTCGCAATATCCCTGTCACGGGTACAAATGGTGCGCCTCCACAGATCCTCGGCAATCTGGCGTCGATCACGCGAGGCACGGAGCCAGGCACAGTAAGCCACTACAACGTTCAACCAGTCATCGATATCTATGGATCGGTCGAGAACACCGATCTCGCGAGCGTAGCGAAAGAGATCGACAAGATCATCGCAAACAACAAGAAGTCGCTGCCGCGTGGTGCGCAGGTTATCGTTCGCGGCCAGATTCAGACGATGCGCGAGTCCTTCATCGGTCTTGTAGGTGGTCTCTTCTTCTCGATCGTCCTGGTCTATCTGCTGATCGTCGTGAACTTCCAATCATGGCTTGATCCATTCATCATCATCGCCGCGCTGCCCGCTGCGTTGTGCGGAATCGTATGGTTTCTCTTCCTCACCCATACGCGCATCAGCGTGCCGGCCCTCACCGGGTCCATCATGTGCATGGGCGTGGCAACGGCAAACAGCATTCTCGTAGTCAGCTTTGCGCAAGAGCAGATGGCAGAAGGGATGACCGCTGTGGAAGCCGCCTTATCGGCTGGCTTTACACGCTTCCGGCCCGTACTGATGACCGCACTCGCAATGATCATCGGCATGGTTCCCATGGCTCTCGGCCTCGGCGACGGTGGCGAACAGAATGCTCCATTGGGTCGTGCTGTCATCGGTGGCCTTCTTCTCGCCACCATCGCGACGCTTACCTTCGTCCCTGTCTTCTTCAGCCTCCTGCATCGCAACGATAAGTTGCCGCAGCAGCTCGCCGACGACTCCGATATGTAA